Proteins from a single region of Dyadobacter fanqingshengii:
- a CDS encoding DUF6965 family protein: protein MKIFSIEELEAYFKDFETPTGPVKANKFSTIVDPKAFVEADLYILNNNPCHKSVNSCRLRLIEFKEWLEACK from the coding sequence ATGAAGATCTTCAGTATCGAGGAATTGGAAGCATATTTCAAGGATTTCGAGACGCCAACTGGTCCCGTCAAAGCCAACAAGTTTAGTACGATTGTTGACCCAAAGGCTTTTGTTGAAGCGGATCTTTACATTTTGAATAATAATCCCTGTCATAAATCAGTCAATTCCTGCCGACTCAGATTAATCGAATTCAAGGAATGGCTCGAAGCGTGCAAGTAA
- a CDS encoding RNA polymerase sigma factor, which yields MHGTVVVITLGHSHSYMRDEFHFTQQQLELGLKANQRAAFEYFYDLHSPALYGIICKIVPDREKASEILQEAFIEFWQKIRLYDAKSGTIFRWALHIARRIAMERAKDKLPVT from the coding sequence ATGCATGGCACAGTTGTTGTGATAACACTGGGCCATTCTCATAGTTATATGCGCGATGAATTCCACTTCACCCAACAACAGTTGGAGCTCGGCCTTAAGGCCAATCAGCGGGCTGCATTTGAGTATTTCTATGACCTTCACTCACCTGCATTGTATGGAATCATCTGTAAAATTGTCCCGGACCGAGAAAAAGCGTCCGAAATTTTACAGGAGGCATTTATTGAGTTCTGGCAAAAGATACGCTTGTATGATGCCAAGAGTGGGACGATATTTAGGTGGGCGCTTCACATTGCCAGACGGATAGCGATGGAGAGGGCTAAGGATAAATTGCCCGTTACATAA
- a CDS encoding YegP family protein has translation MILISEGYEQKNSCIIGITSVGANSHLLSRYEGKRAINGQHYFVLKAFKGRVIGTSEMYASASSVNRRIEAVIEYGRSKRIGPTKTG, from the coding sequence GTGATTTTAATAAGTGAGGGGTATGAGCAAAAGAACTCTTGCATAATAGGAATTACTTCCGTGGGTGCGAACTCTCACCTGTTAAGCCGATATGAAGGGAAGCGGGCGATTAACGGCCAGCATTACTTTGTACTGAAAGCCTTCAAAGGCCGGGTTATCGGAACCAGCGAGATGTACGCCAGTGCGTCGAGTGTTAATAGACGGATAGAAGCAGTGATCGAATATGGGCGGTCTAAGAGGATTGGACCAACTAAAACGGGTTAA
- a CDS encoding GTP pyrophosphokinase has protein sequence MNSLLSLSDQEQKNLAEFEEVRQILTEWGDFVDKRLHELTQLLDDSTRIKLPPKSRIKTNYSYIRKAIYRDKTYENPIVDIEDKIATRVVLMTSKDVHEFKRLVENDNNWNYKVSRDYNEEILNKPAEFAYQSVHIVVSPLTSYPIDQIHLQKVTCEIQIRSYLQHAFSEVSHDTTYKGPFKNDKKILRLLSTSMAFMEATDDYFCKIFDLMLDTQRKHTLFLAELTKMYAGLRNGFDPESTDVEIADNVLSLLNAEDVSIDDLHDFLKKKGEEITETILPKNGILFQQPVIILIAYFLYNLEGSLRDHWPLSNDALNGVYRSFGISTNSMRFTN, from the coding sequence ATGAATAGTCTGCTATCACTTTCAGATCAGGAACAGAAAAACCTTGCCGAGTTTGAGGAGGTTCGCCAGATTTTGACTGAGTGGGGCGATTTCGTGGATAAGCGTCTGCATGAGCTCACGCAATTATTAGATGATAGTACCAGAATCAAGCTTCCACCGAAAAGCAGAATAAAAACTAATTATTCTTATATACGAAAAGCGATTTACCGTGACAAAACGTATGAAAACCCGATAGTAGATATTGAAGATAAAATTGCTACAAGGGTTGTTTTAATGACAAGCAAAGATGTTCATGAATTCAAGCGGCTTGTAGAAAATGATAATAACTGGAACTATAAAGTTTCTCGCGACTATAACGAGGAGATCCTCAACAAACCAGCTGAATTTGCATACCAATCTGTACACATCGTCGTTTCTCCATTGACAAGCTATCCAATTGATCAAATACACCTTCAGAAAGTAACATGTGAAATCCAAATAAGGTCGTATCTTCAACATGCTTTTTCAGAAGTTAGTCACGACACTACTTATAAAGGCCCATTTAAGAATGATAAGAAAATTCTAAGGCTATTGTCTACCTCAATGGCCTTTATGGAGGCAACGGATGACTATTTTTGTAAAATATTTGATCTAATGCTGGACACTCAAAGGAAGCATACTCTATTTCTAGCCGAGCTTACAAAGATGTATGCAGGATTGAGAAATGGCTTTGATCCAGAAAGCACTGATGTTGAAATTGCTGATAACGTATTATCGCTATTGAATGCCGAGGATGTGAGCATTGACGATCTTCACGATTTTCTGAAAAAGAAGGGTGAGGAGATCACTGAAACCATTCTACCGAAAAATGGAATTCTTTTTCAACAGCCTGTGATAATTTTGATAGCATACTTCCTATACAACTTGGAAGGGTCACTGAGAGATCATTGGCCACTTTCAAATGATGCCTTGAATGGTGTTTACCGTTCTTTTGGTATATCAACTAACTCAATGAGATTTACCAATTAA
- a CDS encoding helix-turn-helix domain-containing protein: MNGPAQVFLKENLKFLRQRRKLTQEGLSSDLGMSREKLKAIETGKTVNPGLSDVVHISRYFRVPTDILLTVEVSKLGELKIRAFEAAQQQMIGIVKNDSNDQV; the protein is encoded by the coding sequence ATGAATGGTCCGGCTCAAGTGTTTTTGAAAGAAAATTTGAAGTTTTTGCGTCAAAGGCGGAAACTGACGCAGGAAGGGCTTTCATCAGATCTGGGCATGAGCAGAGAGAAGTTGAAGGCTATTGAAACTGGGAAGACGGTCAACCCGGGACTTTCCGATGTAGTGCACATTTCCCGGTATTTCAGGGTGCCAACAGACATCCTATTAACCGTAGAGGTAAGCAAATTAGGCGAATTGAAAATCCGGGCTTTCGAGGCAGCACAGCAACAGATGATTGGAATAGTGAAAAATGATAGTAATGACCAGGTATGA
- a CDS encoding ATP-binding protein, with protein sequence MSYSSAFFGKEPNKLVYDDIANYFQTPQPESDKIEFKAYVSLGKNSPTEREDGIIRTLCAMLNSSGGIIIWGAPSQSESGAGDKFFGDLTPLPESIGKDRFQNRISDLITPTPHRIQMIELQGPTGYVYLFDVEQSPYSPHQYRNTYFMRIDGQTRAAPHHYIEALFRRVTYPNLEGYLKFDTRQPYGDSDPMLEITIMIFNLSKLQNEYDLGFRLIADPGMFPDREVSSATELILNGGGLRCSLAREILYYNEPFVRTVFLHLPYSQMRGSGNAIRFQLYFAGKQSPLKVSSYRLSTDIINNNIYIRNEHREENLLISEQGDQNLSEIQRVNVLLGRQ encoded by the coding sequence ATGAGCTATTCATCTGCATTTTTCGGAAAAGAACCCAATAAACTTGTGTACGATGACATAGCAAATTATTTTCAAACGCCACAGCCTGAATCTGACAAAATTGAATTCAAGGCTTATGTGTCATTAGGTAAAAACAGTCCTACTGAACGTGAAGATGGTATTATAAGAACCCTCTGCGCAATGCTAAATTCATCTGGGGGAATCATTATATGGGGGGCTCCAAGTCAATCGGAATCAGGAGCTGGTGATAAATTTTTTGGAGATTTGACACCGCTTCCAGAATCGATTGGAAAGGATCGATTTCAAAATAGGATAAGCGATTTAATAACGCCAACGCCCCATCGAATTCAAATGATTGAATTGCAAGGGCCGACTGGATATGTTTATCTTTTCGATGTCGAGCAAAGCCCTTATTCTCCTCATCAATATAGGAATACATATTTTATGCGTATTGACGGGCAGACGAGAGCTGCACCACATCATTATATTGAGGCACTGTTCCGTCGGGTGACTTATCCAAACTTGGAGGGGTATTTAAAGTTTGATACTCGACAGCCTTACGGGGATTCAGACCCAATGTTAGAAATTACTATTATGATTTTTAACTTATCAAAGCTGCAAAACGAATATGATTTGGGATTTAGGCTTATCGCTGATCCTGGAATGTTCCCCGACAGAGAAGTATCATCAGCAACAGAGCTGATACTCAATGGTGGAGGACTTCGTTGCTCCTTAGCAAGGGAGATTCTATATTACAATGAACCTTTTGTTCGGACAGTCTTTCTACACTTACCATACTCTCAGATGAGGGGGTCGGGAAACGCAATTAGATTCCAGTTATACTTTGCAGGTAAGCAAAGCCCATTGAAAGTGTCATCTTATCGCCTTTCCACTGATATTATTAATAATAATATTTATATCCGAAATGAGCACCGTGAAGAGAATCTACTTATCTCTGAGCAGGGGGATCAGAACTTGTCAGAGATCCAAAGAGTGAACGTTCTATTAGGACGACAATGA
- a CDS encoding transposase, producing MEPKIFVGVDISKLTMDLAILTSNHPIRSLKIDNTEDSVRTCLKMLKEEYRFKKHEIVFCAENMGMYCNFLIRSLKNIPLCLESPLQIKRSLGITRGKSDKLDAVRIAEYAKKHYSALKFWEPPRECIQRLQLLEALRKRLVKIRPMLTNDGKVRSHFLRADERYAFDKLFEKSLLAINEDLDALRREMQLIIEGDERLSSLVLIITSVPCIGKVIATQIIIHTNEFKNISSAKKFASYCGIAPFDWTSGTSLKGRSKVSHIANKEIKASLHLAAMGCIRQKGSELGNYYLRKQKEGKNNMAIINAMRNKLVHRIFACVKNNSVYKSIRMGG from the coding sequence ATGGAGCCTAAAATTTTTGTCGGTGTAGACATTTCAAAACTTACTATGGATTTGGCGATCCTGACGTCAAACCATCCAATACGTTCATTAAAAATTGATAACACGGAGGATTCAGTTCGCACATGCCTTAAGATGCTTAAGGAGGAATATCGCTTCAAAAAGCATGAAATTGTGTTTTGTGCTGAGAACATGGGAATGTACTGTAACTTCCTCATTAGGTCGCTGAAAAACATCCCATTGTGTTTGGAATCGCCTCTGCAGATTAAGCGCTCGCTGGGCATCACCAGGGGGAAAAGCGATAAGTTGGATGCCGTAAGGATTGCTGAGTACGCCAAAAAGCACTATTCTGCATTGAAGTTTTGGGAGCCTCCTAGGGAGTGCATCCAACGGCTGCAACTGCTCGAAGCACTCAGGAAGAGATTGGTTAAAATTCGACCGATGCTGACAAACGACGGTAAAGTTCGGTCGCATTTCCTGCGAGCAGACGAAAGATATGCATTTGATAAGCTTTTTGAGAAGAGTTTGTTAGCTATAAACGAAGATCTTGACGCACTTCGCCGTGAGATGCAATTGATTATAGAGGGTGATGAAAGGCTCAGCTCACTTGTATTGATTATAACATCAGTGCCATGTATCGGTAAGGTCATCGCTACTCAGATTATTATCCATACCAACGAGTTTAAAAATATAAGTTCGGCAAAGAAGTTTGCTAGTTACTGCGGAATTGCTCCATTTGACTGGACATCAGGCACCAGTTTGAAAGGTAGATCTAAAGTTTCCCACATTGCAAACAAAGAGATTAAAGCAAGCCTGCATTTGGCAGCAATGGGATGTATCCGTCAGAAGGGGAGCGAACTCGGCAATTACTACCTACGAAAGCAAAAAGAGGGGAAAAACAACATGGCGATTATCAATGCAATGCGCAATAAATTGGTCCATCGCATTTTTGCATGCGTTAAAAATAACAGCGTTTACAAATCAATAAGGATGGGCGGCTGA
- a CDS encoding nucleoid-associated protein has translation MHTVLPKPKNIRDASASVVARQVLSNIDSNVEQIIKDRLIESSGRRGKAFKLQIQQEGAGSFVDLCQELKKLDDPEFIVQSVKIAQLLADAQTSTQYPGGFLLIIEAVNDNSGLFLYLVIKAEPHQALVSRVNQIEILNEIFLSPSQKLFKIGIIEERTPEATHMNQRFDCFLFDDQFNSDGLPAAYFYNDFLGFSIQANSELQSLRFYRITEDFITNAPDISSDGKGPVLDALKQQFTANKNQSVDPSAFGRTYFKEEKVLGRYLEAISSLPSIFVKNTTLIDSRLKTKKIDFPSKIKIAGPDAHFDDKVKIIDSQEELNNLIAKSQEYTIVVIHGHPFENE, from the coding sequence ATGCATACGGTTCTGCCCAAACCAAAGAATATAAGAGATGCAAGTGCGTCGGTAGTCGCCAGACAAGTCCTTAGCAACATCGACTCCAATGTTGAACAGATTATTAAGGATCGACTAATCGAATCATCGGGGAGACGTGGCAAAGCGTTCAAGCTTCAAATACAGCAAGAAGGCGCCGGATCCTTTGTCGACCTTTGTCAAGAACTAAAAAAGTTAGATGATCCCGAATTTATTGTACAGTCTGTAAAAATTGCTCAGCTGCTAGCAGATGCTCAGACAAGCACTCAATATCCTGGTGGATTTCTTTTAATCATTGAAGCGGTAAACGACAATTCCGGGCTGTTTCTTTATTTAGTAATCAAGGCTGAACCTCATCAGGCGCTAGTCTCAAGGGTAAATCAAATTGAAATATTAAATGAAATTTTTTTAAGCCCATCTCAGAAGCTGTTTAAGATTGGTATTATTGAGGAAAGAACGCCAGAAGCAACTCATATGAATCAGCGATTTGACTGCTTTTTATTTGATGACCAATTTAACAGCGATGGCCTTCCAGCCGCATATTTCTACAACGACTTCCTTGGTTTCTCAATTCAGGCCAACAGCGAGCTTCAATCTTTAAGGTTTTACCGTATAACAGAAGACTTTATAACCAATGCCCCGGATATTTCATCAGATGGTAAGGGACCGGTCTTAGATGCGCTTAAACAACAATTCACAGCTAATAAGAATCAATCTGTTGACCCCTCTGCTTTTGGTAGAACATATTTTAAAGAAGAGAAAGTCCTCGGTCGGTATTTAGAAGCAATATCTTCACTGCCAAGTATCTTTGTGAAAAATACAACTCTAATTGATAGCAGGCTTAAGACAAAAAAAATCGACTTCCCATCTAAAATAAAAATTGCTGGCCCAGATGCGCACTTCGATGACAAAGTGAAAATCATCGACAGTCAAGAAGAGTTAAATAATTTGATCGCCAAAAGCCAAGAGTACACTATTGTTGTTATTCATGGACATCCATTCGAAAATGAATAG
- the fabD gene encoding ACP S-malonyltransferase: protein MKSAYIFPGQGSQFKGMGLDLYQSSDSAKTLFDQANSILGFDITKIMFEGTDEELKQTNVTQPAIFIHSVILAKISADFDPNMVAGHSLGEFSALVAAGTLSFEDGLKLVAKRADAMQKACEIRPSTMAAILGLADNIIEEVCAGITDEIVVPANYNCPGQVVISGTIEGVEKACELLKAAGAKRALILPVGGAFHSPLMEPAKEELAAAIHAAEFQPPICAVYQNVNAKPATEVNVIKENLISQLTAPVRWTQSIEQMVNDGAETFIECGPGKVLQGLVKKIASNVEIKSI, encoded by the coding sequence ATGAAAAGTGCATACATCTTTCCCGGACAAGGTTCTCAGTTCAAAGGAATGGGACTTGATCTTTATCAGTCCTCAGATTCTGCAAAAACGCTTTTTGATCAGGCCAACAGCATCCTTGGTTTTGATATAACCAAAATAATGTTCGAAGGCACTGACGAGGAACTGAAACAGACGAATGTAACTCAGCCCGCTATTTTCATACACTCAGTCATACTCGCAAAAATCAGCGCCGATTTTGACCCGAATATGGTCGCGGGCCATTCCCTGGGCGAATTTTCTGCACTGGTGGCTGCGGGCACCCTATCATTCGAAGACGGATTGAAACTTGTAGCAAAACGCGCGGATGCTATGCAGAAAGCCTGTGAGATCCGCCCTTCGACGATGGCCGCAATCCTGGGACTGGCTGATAACATCATTGAAGAAGTTTGCGCGGGCATTACAGACGAAATCGTGGTTCCTGCGAATTATAACTGTCCCGGCCAAGTCGTAATATCAGGCACAATTGAAGGCGTTGAAAAAGCTTGTGAGCTTTTGAAAGCTGCCGGAGCAAAAAGAGCGTTGATTTTGCCCGTCGGCGGCGCATTTCACTCGCCTTTGATGGAACCGGCTAAGGAAGAACTGGCAGCGGCAATCCACGCGGCAGAATTTCAGCCACCGATTTGCGCTGTTTATCAAAATGTAAATGCCAAACCAGCAACCGAAGTAAATGTGATCAAAGAAAACCTGATTTCGCAATTGACAGCACCCGTAAGGTGGACGCAATCCATTGAGCAGATGGTCAATGACGGCGCAGAAACCTTTATTGAGTGCGGTCCCGGAAAAGTGCTCCAAGGGTTAGTGAAGAAAATCGCTTCCAACGTTGAAATAAAAAGCATTTAA
- a CDS encoding T9SS type B sorting domain-containing protein, translated as MRSALPLLLFSFLLTLLGTGFDAMATHIRAGEITAKRVSATSLTYEIRLTAYFDMQNGEGAANAQNFVQFYVGSNGPIEAPRILPIINIGNNTTQNVYIVRYTFPSAGKFRISFEEDNRNNGILNIGPPPTQNLNFYVSTILEINASFGLNQTPVLLNAPIDLAAIGQRYIHNPNAFDADGDSLAYRLYTPQRGTSNGAGVNLQYVNPNQINAPGKTETGASPATFGMNRLTGDLTWDSPTTKGYYNVAFVVEEWRDGVLIGEIVRDMQIIVEDANNARPLIEPLPDICVEAGTLINQQIKATDKNGDKLNLTSTGGVYERTLVSPELGRFTIPQQTGIGTITGQFTWQTSCNHVRLEPYDVLFKVEDAPGTNTNPNLFRKLVDMTTLSIKVYGPKPLGLRAVAATDPAGTAYRLNWTAYKCPVPGARMVIYRREGCADIPEDVCLTGIPAGSGYEEIGRVAIDQTTYLDNNNGDGLRAGISYSYRIVVEFPRPGTNVNEPGSLIGGGESIASDEFCLNLPMLAPVITNVTVDSTSETRGVITVKWTKPAASSGLPAQYRLFRAVGQNGTAFTQIATINTNLTPGAADTIFIDRGLNTLVNPYNYKLEYYATQGGQLVKMDDIKTASSVRLEQGAAEPNRIRLNWSALVPWDNGNRTHRVYREDKTRPGTFNRIADVPVQGTQSFFYLDDGSDKYAADGTVNTTIVSDSTYCYKVETVGSYNNSQIKPSILYNFSQILCVSSSDTTKPCPPVLAIDQLNCDSLRAHPEAFCGPTGLTNHLSWTYPQSVDGKECDPNVSAYRIYYARYEGDTPALIATITTPPSPLATTFNHEGLTTFAGCYYVTAVNRFGAESAPSNIVCKDNCPMYVLPNVFTPNADGKNDVFQPYECPAFVQSLEFKAFNRWGAQVFKTNDVNINWNGKTNAGKDLAAGQYYYEVTIFFESSKRESTPTTMKGWVQIIR; from the coding sequence ATGCGATCTGCTTTACCGTTATTATTATTTTCCTTTCTTCTGACATTGCTGGGCACTGGCTTTGATGCTATGGCAACGCACATTCGTGCGGGTGAGATTACGGCAAAACGGGTTTCCGCAACCTCCCTCACTTACGAAATCAGGCTGACTGCATATTTCGACATGCAAAATGGGGAAGGCGCTGCGAACGCACAGAATTTCGTGCAGTTTTATGTGGGCAGTAACGGCCCTATTGAAGCCCCCAGGATTTTACCGATTATCAACATTGGCAACAACACAACACAGAACGTCTACATTGTCAGGTACACTTTCCCTTCTGCCGGTAAGTTCAGGATATCATTTGAAGAAGATAATAGGAACAACGGGATCCTGAACATTGGGCCGCCTCCGACACAAAATCTTAACTTTTATGTAAGCACCATTCTGGAAATCAACGCCAGTTTCGGCTTGAACCAGACTCCCGTGCTCCTGAACGCCCCTATCGACCTTGCAGCCATTGGGCAACGCTACATTCACAACCCAAATGCATTTGATGCAGATGGCGACAGTCTTGCATATCGCTTGTATACGCCGCAACGGGGAACTTCAAATGGTGCAGGTGTTAATTTACAATATGTTAACCCCAACCAAATCAATGCTCCGGGAAAGACTGAAACCGGTGCATCGCCAGCCACTTTTGGCATGAACCGCCTCACGGGTGATTTAACCTGGGATTCGCCTACAACCAAAGGATATTATAATGTTGCTTTCGTGGTTGAAGAATGGCGGGATGGCGTGCTTATCGGCGAAATTGTGCGGGATATGCAGATTATTGTTGAAGACGCCAACAATGCCAGGCCGCTCATTGAACCGCTCCCGGATATTTGCGTAGAAGCCGGAACACTCATTAATCAGCAAATTAAGGCCACGGACAAAAACGGAGATAAGCTTAACCTGACTTCTACGGGCGGTGTGTACGAGCGAACACTGGTCAGTCCCGAATTGGGCCGGTTCACCATTCCGCAGCAAACCGGAATTGGCACGATCACTGGCCAATTCACATGGCAAACGTCTTGTAACCACGTTCGTCTGGAGCCTTATGATGTGTTATTCAAAGTTGAAGATGCCCCCGGCACGAACACCAATCCCAATCTTTTCCGCAAGCTCGTGGATATGACCACGCTTAGCATCAAGGTTTACGGCCCCAAACCGCTTGGATTAAGGGCCGTGGCGGCTACGGACCCGGCGGGGACGGCTTACCGCCTCAACTGGACTGCCTATAAATGTCCGGTTCCTGGCGCAAGGATGGTCATTTACAGGAGAGAAGGCTGTGCTGACATTCCTGAGGATGTTTGCTTGACGGGCATTCCGGCCGGTTCTGGTTATGAAGAAATTGGAAGAGTTGCTATTGATCAAACTACATATTTAGACAATAACAACGGCGACGGACTCCGTGCAGGCATTTCGTACAGTTATCGCATTGTTGTTGAATTCCCTCGTCCCGGCACAAATGTGAATGAGCCGGGAAGCCTGATCGGTGGTGGCGAAAGTATCGCTTCTGACGAGTTCTGCCTGAACCTGCCTATGTTAGCGCCGGTTATTACCAATGTTACTGTTGATTCAACCAGCGAAACAAGAGGGGTTATTACTGTGAAATGGACAAAACCTGCTGCTTCATCCGGACTTCCTGCACAATATCGCCTCTTCAGGGCAGTGGGACAGAATGGAACGGCTTTCACACAGATCGCTACCATTAATACAAACCTTACCCCAGGCGCCGCTGACACTATTTTTATAGACCGCGGCCTCAACACACTGGTTAACCCATATAATTACAAGCTCGAATATTACGCAACGCAGGGCGGGCAGCTCGTTAAAATGGACGACATTAAAACAGCCAGCTCGGTAAGGTTGGAACAAGGTGCCGCAGAACCCAACCGCATCCGCCTAAACTGGTCGGCGCTGGTGCCCTGGGACAACGGCAACCGCACCCACAGGGTTTACCGTGAAGACAAAACAAGGCCCGGAACATTCAACCGCATTGCAGATGTGCCCGTGCAAGGCACGCAATCCTTTTTCTATCTCGATGATGGATCTGATAAATATGCAGCTGACGGAACAGTGAACACGACCATTGTCAGCGATTCAACTTATTGTTACAAAGTAGAAACGGTGGGCTCCTACAACAACAGCCAGATCAAGCCATCCATACTTTACAACTTCTCACAGATCTTATGTGTTTCGTCCTCTGACACAACCAAGCCTTGCCCGCCTGTGCTGGCCATTGATCAGCTCAATTGTGATTCGTTGCGTGCTCATCCCGAAGCTTTCTGCGGACCAACCGGTTTGACCAATCATCTTTCATGGACTTACCCGCAATCTGTTGATGGAAAAGAATGCGACCCCAATGTTTCAGCTTACCGCATTTACTATGCCCGTTACGAAGGCGATACGCCCGCTTTGATCGCTACCATCACCACGCCGCCATCGCCTTTGGCCACCACATTCAACCACGAAGGGCTTACTACTTTTGCAGGTTGTTACTATGTGACGGCAGTGAACCGGTTCGGGGCTGAGAGCGCGCCAAGCAACATTGTATGCAAGGACAATTGCCCCATGTATGTTTTGCCCAATGTATTTACCCCAAATGCAGATGGTAAAAACGACGTGTTCCAGCCTTACGAATGCCCTGCTTTTGTGCAGTCGCTCGAATTCAAAGCATTCAACAGATGGGGCGCCCAGGTGTTCAAAACCAATGATGTTAACATCAACTGGAACGGTAAAACCAATGCCGGAAAGGACCTGGCAGCAGGACAATATTATTATGAAGTAACAATCTTCTTTGAATCTTCCAAAAGAGAAAGCACCCCTACCACAATGAAAGGCTGGGTGCAGATCATCAGATAA